DNA sequence from the Coffea arabica cultivar ET-39 chromosome 11c, Coffea Arabica ET-39 HiFi, whole genome shotgun sequence genome:
CTCTCATGAAAAATCCAACGAAATCAACCTCAAAGTTGTGTACGCACTTCAACCAAATTAATGATTTTCAATACTCGTAAACAAGGCATTTGGATTCCTCTCAATTTGTCAATCATTTACAAATGGTTCTATGAACATAAAAACCTGTGCCAGGGCCTGCCAACATGGAACCATCTCCCAAAACAGCAACGCATACTATTGCTGATCTTAGATTGGACCTCTTGATGCCACACCATATCTGTTAGGAACATAAGCAAAGATTGGCCAACAGCTTCTTCCCAAGGATAGACAGAATTCAGTTACATGCACTTTAAAGTTGCATACTAAACCTACGTACCAGAGGATCACAAAATTCAAGTATGAAATGAAATTCACACAAAATACCAGTACCAGTGGTATGTAAGTTGATGACTACAAAAACAGATTGCATGCATCTGTTTTTACATGACTGAACAATAACAGTACCTGTTCTTACATGACTACATCTGTTATTACATGACTGAACAATAACAGTACCTGTTCTTACATGACTACGAAAGCAGATATTGCATGCATCAAGCATCTGCTAACTAACTGAGCATAACCGAATTTCTCTTCCATTCAACTGTAGATGATGAACGCTAGCAGCTGAGTATTCAATGGCAATAGAGGACGACTCCCGTTAGACCCTCTTCAACAATAATGGACATACCAGTTACCACACACCAAAAGCCCAAGAACGATAGGAGGCAAGAAATATACCTACTTCACCAGGACCATGAACCCATACTGAGTTGCATCTTATGCCGCACCCCATGGCATATCAGAAGTTTCTTTCCACATTCAAACATCAAAGTCGTCAATCAAATTCCATGTAGACTAGAGCCACATCTTTACCATCTATATGACTTGaaaggagacaaaaaaaaaaaaaaaaaaaggcaacgaAAGAGAGAGCTCATCCAAAATCTTGTTACAAAACCAGTTAGCAGGGTCCCAAATGCACCAACACTCCGGGAACAAgctcctaaaaataaaaaaagacagAAGCCATCACCCACCACCCCCAGTGATTTTTTCAGGCAAAGAGAACATAGAAATAGCAGGTTGAAAAGAAAATCTCCCGATTTATTCCCATCCATCCAAGAGAGAGCTCTTCTCGCCTACACACACCACAAATCCACTTTTCTTGAAAGACGACATCAAAAGAACCAGAGAAGAAAGGACAAATCTTGAAAAATCAACAAGAACAAAACACACAGTGATACCTTTTCCTTGAGGATCAGGAACAGAGACTTCCAAGCAATTACTGACAACAAATAATGCATAAGGCATTTCTACAAGCATGGTGGACTATGGAAGAAGagatttacaaatattttagatTATATTTATAATAGTCTACAGACATCAAAAAgtaccaaaaccctagaaatgctCAAGCCAAAAAAGAATGATAAGCATAGGTATGAAGATAAACCCCTCTATAGTAATGTACTAGCCTTTGATCTGAGGACAGATACCTATCTTTTGGCCACCCCTCTGAATCACTGAAATCCTAGATTCGACACAGACACAGTAAATTAAAATGACATAGTAAATTAAAGAACAAGTAGAGAAAatcattttttaaagaaaacagCCAAAAAAAGAGAGTAGGGAAAGAGAGCGCTTATCCAATATCTTGTTACAAAACCAGTTAGCAGGGTACCAAACACACCGACACTCCTGGAACAAGCTTCCCTAAAATCAAGACAACGGAGAGAAGCCATCACCCACCTGATTTTTTCAGGCAAGAGAGAACAAAAAAAGACCAGGTTGAAAAGAAAATCTCCCGATTTTATTCACATCCATCCAAGAGAGAGCTCTTCTAGCCTCCACATACCAGAAATCCACTATTCTTGAAAAATGACATCAAAAGAGCCagagaagagaaaacaaatctTGAAAAATCACCAAGAACAAAACAAACCGTCATTAACCTCAAAATCTTTTTACTGTCTTTTTACCAATCAACTCTATAGGGGAACTGCTCAAAAACCAGAGCAACTGAGTACAGCAATACAAAAATAAAGCAGAAAGCAAAACTCAAAATTAAGGATCACAATCACATCAATTCCATAATTCCAAGAAGAACCGCATCCCATAATTCTAAGAAACATCGCATCCAAAAAGCCCATGTTCCATCTCAAGTAGTGTTCTGCAAAGAAGTATGAGAACATGAATAGCCTACAAAGACTTGGCACAAAGATGAGAATAATCTTAAAATAAAAACTGTCGATAATTTACCATGCAATCAGACCAATATGCATAGCCTTAACACTTCTTCAGATCAAGCTGAATGAGCAAAATACCAGGAACCCCACCCACACAAATAAACTTGAATAAGCACAGAGATGCATTTGGTTATAACCCGTTCTATTCATCGTTGACTCTGCAAGAAATGCCGCCAGGCCAAAAAGATTCACAGATAAATTATAATTAAGGCATTGAAACCCCTAAATTCCTCTAGCACAAAAGAACAATTTGTGTAGGTGAGAAAATAACTCCCTCCAAAAAATTTATCTAGCCCTTGATCTGAGAATGGGGAGGCAAGTGTGAAGCACGAATCACTTCACTAAAACCCCAAGCTGCACCATAGTAATATAGGAAATTAGAGAAGAGGAGCAAATCCACAGATATCCTAATCAATTTCAAGGAAACAGCAGAAAAACAAGTAGGGAAAGAGAGAGCTCCTCCAAAATCTTGTAAACTGGAATAGCAGGTCACACAAATGACGAGAATGCTCCAATCCAAACTTCCCTAAAATGAAGACAATAGATAAGCTATTACCAACGAATACCAACTATTTTTATTCAACAGAAAGAATTGGttggcagaaaaaaaaaactcccgaTTTATCACATTCATCCATCCAAGAAGAGCTCTTTTTTGCTTCCATCCATCAAAGAATCACGAATCACTTCACTGAAACCCTAAGTTGCAGCACCCTAGTAATATGGGAAATTAGAGAACAAGGAGCAAATCCACAAATTTCCTAATCAATTTCAAGGAAACAGCAGAAAAACAAGTAGGGAAAGAGAAAGCTCCTCCAAAATCTTGAAAACTGGAATAGCAGGTCACACAAATGCCGAGAATGCTCCGATCCAAACTTCCCTAAAATGCAGACAATAAATAAGCTATTACCAACGAATACCAGCTATTTGTAGGCAAAAGAAAGAATTGGTTGGCAGAGAAAAAACTCCCGATTTATCACATTCATCCATCCAAGAAGCTCTTTTTTGCTTCCCTCCATCCAAGAATTACTTCCATACGCAGAACTCCATCATTCTCAGACCACATCAAAGAACCAGAAAAGAAGACAACCTTTAAACATCAACCAGAACCATTCAAGAATAACTACATCAACAAACCGCAAAACCTCAAGATCAATCCTCAATCAACACCACAAAAATTGCTGAAACCCAGAGCCACAACATATAGCAACACAACCTAAAGCAACGACTGAAATACCAATGTTGAGCCCAAAATAAGAGATTATGTTCAAATACGTCCAATTAATTCACAGAGCAACATACAAGAGACCTTCCTCTCATTAAAGTTGCAAGTGACACAAAAAGCCAACAAAACTGAAATTGGATGCAAAGATGAGAACTGACAAATGAATTGACAAATTCAGATAATCTACCATAACACCAAACCTATTCATGTAACAAGCATAAACTTGATTCTTGTTCGgatcaagaagaaaattctaTGGGAACTACCTAGAAAAACATGTTTGATGGCAGaatttaaaagctaagaaataCCTGACAGCAGCAATATTGCCACATTGACACAATCCTAAGCATCTGAGGACCATATGGAAccaaaataaattcaaaacccTGAAGACAACAAATGGGCAAAGATAACTCTGATGGAGAAGCAGCAAAGTATGTGCGCAAATTGGATGGAGAGGTTGAAAGCTATTTCAACGGTGTTTCTCCTGGAgttctcaaaaagaaaaatactcgACAAAACTGTGTACAGGTATCAAAAGGTGCCAAAAGCATAAATTCCTCAAGTACAAGATTGTTTGTAAGAAAATAACTCCCTCCAAAACAGTTTACCATCTGAGGAAGGAAGGCTCAGTTATCACAACTCCAAATCACTGAAACCCGGTATTGCACAACACAGATTGATGCAGGAAATCAGAAAACGAACACAGCTGTCTCACAGAGCAAACCAGCACCTTTAGCCAGAGAACTCCCTAGTCAAACAGCAGAAAACAAGGACagagaacttctggaatcttgTAAAACTTCTGGAATCTTGTAAACCAGTATAGCAGGATAAAAAATGCGACCAGACCCTCTTGCATTCAAGCTCCCCTAAATCAATACAACAGAGAGGGCCAGTTACTAATTGACTCCCCGCCTAATTTTTTCAGGAAATAAGAAAGGAAACCAAAAAGGGAGGAGGGAAAAACTCCCAATTTCGTATAATATTCGGATGCAATATCTTTTTTAGCTCCACCTAAGGCTAGGATTCTGCCAAGCCACGAGGACatcaaaagaacaagaaaaagaaaagacgaCGATCTTGATAACAAAGAACAATCGGGAAATTACTAATCAACAAACCCGACAATAGTAAAAACACAAATCTTCATCAATCTTCGAACGACACCACACCAAAACTATTCAAAGTCCAGATCACCGCCTACAGCAATAAGAACAACAATAACCACACCACagatatgaaaaaaaaactcCAGGATTCAGATTACGCTCACATCCATCCAAGAGAGAGTTCCTTCCCACTGTACATGCCCGAAATCCATCATTCTGCAATAAGCACATCAAAAAAACCAGAAAAGCATTAATTTTGGAGGAGACTTGATGTCAAATTTGTCTGATAATTGGAATTATCCAGAAATTACCACATAAACAAACCAAAACTACTGCAAAAAATGGTATCCTTCCCGTTCAATCCTTCGAAATACCAGAGCCACCGCCCGGAAACAACCATGATTAAATCTCAAAAATCGCCATAAAAAAATTAGCGATAATAAGCTTCAAATTAATCAAATCATCAAACCATAGAAGCAACGGTCGAACCCAGTGAAGATCATCAATTGAAGATCCTAACCTTCTGCTAATCCTAGACTCGAGAAAGAGCAGCAAAGTAGGTGCAGGCAAATTGAATGGAGAGGTTGAAAGCTATTTCAGCAGTGTGTGTCCTGAagttctaaaaaagaaaaaaaaaactcgagaAAACAGTGTGCAGATATCAAAAGGTGCCAAAAGCATAAATTCCTCAAGCACAAGATTATGGGTGAGAAGATAACTCCCTCCAAATCAGTTTACCATCTGAGGAAGGCTGGCTCAGTTATCACCACAACTCCGAATCACTGAAACCCTATATTGCACAACACAATCCTAGACTCAAGAGAAAGAGCAGCAAAATAGGTGCAGGTAAAttgaatggtgccaaaagcataAATTCCTCAAGCACAAGATTATGGGTGAGAAGATAACTCCCTCCGAATCAGTTTACCATCTGAGGAAGGAAGGCTCAGTTATCACCACAACTCCGAATCACTGAAACCCTATATTGCACAACACAATCCTAGACTCAAGAGAAGAGCAGCGAAATAGGTGCAGGCAAATTGAATGGAGAGGTTGAAAGCTATTTCAACACAGCGTGTCCTGTAagttccaaaaaagaaaaaaaaaaactagatagAACAGCGTGCAGATATCAAAAGGTGCCAAAAGCATAAATTCCTGAAGCACAAGATTATGGGTGAGAAGATAACTCCCTCCAAATCAGTTTACCATCTGAGGAAGGAAGGCTCAGTTATCACCGCAACTCCGAATCACTGAAATCCTATATTGCACAACACAAgtaatgaagcaaatcagaaaaCGAACACCTGTCTCGCAGAACAACTCAGCATCTATAGCCAAAAAACTCCGTCAAACAGCAGAAAAGGAGGACAGAGAAAACTTCTCTCGAATTTGGTAAACCAGTATAGCAGGGTAAACCCTCTTGTATCCAAGCTCCCCTAAATCAATACAACACATAAGGCCAGTTACTGATAGACTCCCCGACTAATTTTTTCAGGAAATAAAAAGGGAAACCAAAAAAGGGACGAGGGAAAACATTCCCGATGCCGTATAATATACGCGTCCAGAAAGTCTTTTTTAGCCCCACCGAAGACTACGATTCTGCCACACCATAACGAGAACATCAAAAGaaccagaaaaagaaaacacgAAAATCTTGATAACAAAGAACGATCCAGAAATTACTAATCAACAAACCCAACAATAGTAAAAGTTGAATCTTCCTCATCAATCCTCGATCGTTACCACACCAAAACTACTGAAAGTCAAGAGCACCGCCTACAACAATAACAACCACAGAtatgaatgaaataaaaactCCAGATTCAGATTACCCTCACATCCATCCAAGAGATAGTTCCTTCCCACTCCACATGGCCCGAAATCCATCATTCTACAAGAAGCACAGcaagaaaaccaaaaagaaGAACCAAAAAGGGCTAACTTTGAAGGAAAATTGATGTCAAATTTGTCCGATAATTGGAATGATCCAGAAATTACCACCAGAAATTACCACGTAAACAAACCGAAACTAGTGCAAAAACTGGTACCCATCCCGTTCGATCCTTCGAAACAACAAATCCACCGCCAAAAACACAATCATGATTAAATCTCGAAAATCACCATAAAAAATTAGCGATAATAAGCTTCAAATTAACCAAATCATCAAACCATAGAAGCAACGATCGAGCCAGCGATGATCATCAATTGAAGATCCTAACCTTCAACTGAGACAAAATCCACAGCAAACGAATCTAATTTAGGGAAAACCTAACCCTAGAACCTAAACAAAACCTACGACGAAGAACAGCAGGCAAAAATCTTACCACACAACTAGCAGGCGAAAACGGTGAATGCCAGTCGAGGGGATTGGGTATTTATAGATGTTTGGGAAGAGAATGAACGGTTAGGATTAAGCCGTCATCTGTGATCTGGTCGGTTGAAAAGAGGTCTATTTATCCAAAAGTCCGCAAGGACATGGGCTAAGATTCTCTTACGCGTATTGTACAAAAGTCGgttgtttatttaatttatgaaaTTTGGCCACCACAAGAtttatagattttttttatttattattttaccaaaattatttttgaaaaaatccttGACAGCTGTGCATGTCAAAGCCCATAAGCTTTGGGGAACATTCTCAACACTTCCCTGTTGAATTGTTGACAGCTGGACTTATCTTGTGAGTAGAACTgtttttttgttgttattttCTAGAGTTCTCGAATATATCTgtagaaaatgtaaaaaaaaaattattaaaaaatcaaTTCGTAGAAAagatataatttttttgaaagaaatatGGCAATCTGAACAAGGATTACTTTGGTAAATAGTAAATAATTGATTTGTTTggtgataggttgcaatttatttatttattttattattaattcctcctattacctgacttgatgtggattaattgcaggattttactcatttttagtattttgcatttatttcagggagtagaacgaaaatacgaTAACAAGTGCCAAGTTTGACAGAAAAGATGTCCAAGCCACAGAGCTTATTCCAGGGATATTTTTGGCAAAGAGGATATGATGCCCATTTTGGTAATTTCCGCAAGAAAGAACGGGCGGAGGGCTTCTCCCTCCTGGTGAGCCGCCGcaataagaaggaagaaaaaatgaTCAAAAAGGGGGCTGGCTTTTATGCttagttttttcttttggtcTTTAGCTGAGAAGAAAAGGTTGTTGACTTTTCCAAGGAGTTTATCTTTTTGCTTTTGAGACTTACGAATGTCAGGAGCTTAGCCAGCCTGGGCTtgactttttcttcttctttagcTACTTTCAgtatttctcttcttttcctctgtGCGCGGAACAGAATGGAAGCCATGAATGGCCTTCTGTAGCTTTTCTATTTATTCAGTATTCGGACGAATTGGATTGTCCAAATTTAGACGAAAGATGGCTGCGATTTCCTTTGCAATTTTGTCTGAGGTTTACGCATCAAATATGAACTAAATTCCTCCCTTCTAGCCAAGGAGCAACGAaggctctggttcgcctaaaGATTGTGAGatcaatttaatttaatctttttctttcatctATTGGTATTCGCATTTTCCCTGATTgctatgcttatggttatttaattaattggttgtcttggatccggataattaattgattgggtagtctattgtcaattggggtattaaatccgtaattatttaattacctcaaaatagtgacaactggcacgattagattcatgtcagggggatacgcgggctaatctaaaataaccctgataGTGTGTTATTtagttagaatagggctcctctaatacgtaaggcagttggggaattaaattctacaggcgtacctaggattattactcaattagagcagtgattaacgggcgtaccttgatcaccgacacagtaaggaggggttgactgccatcgcttgtttggtagttataacctatttattggtaaataattgggattgctttgcatcaatgatcaattaggtaaaccattgctgaagttacttcttggctagatctttaGTTAATATTTCCTTGGTTGTAGTGGATTGCCATTTGACTTTTAATtgcctattttattttattttttattatttccttgttttaattgatttaggCCTTCAATTATTGTTATCCTGAGTCCAGTGAATTGTGGTTTAATTGTTagttagttgtttatttttatttacttattcgaatttatttaattatcgTCGTTCCTACAAAATCACCCCCCTGTGTCACTTGGGATTTCTTAAGAAACGAATatacccaatccctgtggatacgaccctacttgccctgtctacgaattcataattatttgtgaaaagaaataaccattctattcgggtatatcggatcaagcaaactcttcgggaacagggtgaatcaagtaacccattgcacacctagagtccctgctccagtacttggaagtgggttttggtcattttaactggcaattaggtttaattttattattgcacaggtttcgacaacctgtcaatttttggcgccgttgccggggactggcgttattatttgtttctttttaaattcaatttttgtcctaattttctggttttcttctaGTGTATGCCTCGATCCTCTCGCACaggtgatttgatttttgaccctgaGGTAGAGAATACCGCGCGTAGAACGAGAAAGGAAACCAGACAGCTCAGAGAAGAGCACTCCAGTGCTACATCTCAAAGACCCGAGTCAGAAGCTGAACCAACAGATTCGTTTGGTAACACTTCGGGTGACTCTGACCAGGAGGAGGGCACCATGGCTAATGCacaaacattaagggagttggctgctcctgatttaacTCAGCAGCCTTTATGCATTACTTTCTCCGCTTTAAATGACAACATTccatttgaactaaaatctggtcTGATTTAGCTTTTACCCTCTTTTCATGGTTTACCAGGTGAAGAGCCGTATAAGCATCTGCAGGAGTTTGATGTCGTGTGCAATAGTATGAAACCCCCGGGAATCACAgaagagcagataaaaatgagggcattccCCTTCTCGTTGAAAGATTCTGCGAAAGACTGACTGTACTACCTGTCACCAGGTAGCATCACCACGTGGggccaattgaagaaaaaattcttgGATAAATATTTTCCTGCGTCCAGGGCTGCAAgtctaaggaaagaaatttgTGGGATCAAGCAGCATCCAGGGGAGTCACTTTACGAGTATTGGGAACGGTATAAGAACTTGTTGCGCAGGTGCCCCCAACACCAAATAAGTGAACAGTTGATCATACAATATTTTTATGAGGGGCTCATTTTTAGAGATAGGAGTATcattgatgctgcaagtggaggggcacTGGTGAACAAAATCCCTCAGGAAGCACGGAAGTCAATAGAGGGGATGGCAGAGAATTCACAGCAATTCAGTACAATAGAGGATGTCCCAATACGTAGGGTGAATGAGATAGAGACACCCTCTGTGCAGCAGCAGCTAAATGAGTTGACTGCGTTTGTTAGGCAACAGGCTGTGAGAAATGCATCACAAGCCAGGGTATGCGGGATTTGCACTGGTATAGGTCAGTCTGCATACATGTGTCCAATGATTCAGGAAGAAACTGCAGAACAGGTGAACATGGCTGACCACGCACCCGCGCCAAGGAAGCAGTACGACCCTTATTCAAGCACCTACAACCCCGGGTGGAGAGATCATCCCAACCTCAGTTATGGAGGGAATAGGCAACCCAACTTCACGCCGAACAGGCAGTCTAACTTTGTGCCAAATAAGCCACCAGGGTACCAGCAGCAATACCAACCCCGACCACCTCCGACCCCTCAATCTGATTCATCTACGGAGGAGATGCTGAAACAAATGATGACAACCATGGCGCAAAATCAGTAAAGGACGGAGGCAGCTATTAtgcaaaatcagcaaaggacggacTCCGAAATGCAGGACATAAGGAATCAGATAAGTCAACTGGCCACCAAAGTTAACCGTTTGGAGTCCCAGAACCAAGGGAAGCTGCCATCTCAACCGGAGTTGAATCCGAAGAACGTGAGCGCCATGACCCTAAGGAGTGGGAAAGAAATTCAGAGGCCTGAACCTGTGATTCCTAAGGACAATGATGAAGAGAAGATCGAAAATGAGCTCGAAAGGGAGGACAGCAATGGTGCAGATCAAAAGGTACTTCCTGACCCAATAATTACAGTTAAAACTAACCCGCCTCCTTTTCCTAACAGGTTGGAAAAATCAAAGAAGCAGGATAAGGAGAAGGAAATCTTGGAGGTTTTTCGCAAGGTTGAGATAAATATCCCCCTCTTAGACGCCATCAAACAAGTACCAAAATATGCCAAGTTCCTAAGGGACTTGTGTGTCAACCGAAGGCGATTGAGGGGGGATGAATGGGTTATTGTTGGGGAGAATGTGTCAGCGGTCCTGCAGAGGAAGCTTCCACCAAAGTGCGGGgacccaggtatgtttactattccTTGTAAGATAGGTAATACTGTGATCAGAAAGGCCATGTTGGATCTGGGAGCAtcaattaatgtcatgcctaaatCTATCTATGCTTCTCTAAAATTAGGTCCATTGAAAGAAACTGGAATTATCATTCAATTAGCTGACCGAACTAATGCATATCCTGATGGGTTGGTTGAAAATGTATTGGTAAAAGTTAATGATTTGGTGTTTCCAGTTGATTTTTATGTACTGGATATGGATGATGATCACTCCCATGATCCCTTACCTTTGTTATTGGGTAGACCTTTTATGAGCACTGCACAGAcgaaaattgatgttaataagggtaccTTGTACATGGAGTTTGATGGGAAAATTgtgcattttaatatttttgatatatGAAGTACCCCTCGAACTCCAACTttagctcaattttttctgTGAGTGCTATTGACCCTGTAGTGCAGGAAGTCTTTGAAACTGATGGCAAGGATGAGTTGGAGGTGGCTTTAACCAAGCACCTCGAGTTGGAGACAACTCCTCAGGTGGAATGGAGTGAGCATTTAAAATGCACAATAGGTGCATTACACTCATTGCAGACCACCacgaaaaggtatgaaatcTTACCTATTTTTACTCCCGAGCCTCACCAGAGGGTATTGTcatctgtggtgcaggcacctgCACTGGAGTTGAAACCTCCACCAGAGCACCTGAAATATGCATATTTGGGTGATAATGAGACACTCCTGGTGATTATCTCATCGACACTGTCAAAAATCCAGGAAGAGAAATTGATCCGGGTCCTTCGGGAGCATAAAGAGGCGATATGCTGGACAATCGCAGACATTAAGGGGATCAGCCCGGCCATCTGTATGCACCGGATTAGGCTAGAAGACAATGCCAAACCTGTTAGGCAGGCTCAAAGAAGGCTCAATCCCCTCATGATGGAAGTTGTAAAGAAAGAGATTCTAAAATTGCTAGATGTGGGGATCATCTTTGCAATATCTGATAGCCCTTGGGTGAGTCCGATCCAGGTAGTCCCGAAGAAGGCGGGAGTGACGGTAGAAGCCAACCAAACGGGTGAGCTCGTGCCAGTGCGCAAACCCACGGGATGGAGGCAGTGCATAGACTACCGTAGGCTAAACGCTGTCACTAAAAAGGACCATTTCCCTCTCCCTTTCATTGACCAAATGGTTGAACGTTTAGCTGGTAGAGCTTATTATTgctttttggatggattttcaggatactttcagatagcaattgccccagaggatcaagagaagacaACTTTCACGTGCCCGTTCGGGACCTTTGCCTACAGACGAATGCCATTTGGGTTGTGCAATGCACCTGCGACTTTCCAAAAATGTATGGTAAGCATCTTTTCTGAGTATGTTGAGAAAATAATAGAAGTTTTCATGGATGATTTCAGTGTGTatggtgatagttttgatacgtgtctagataacctgaaattgatcctgatAAGGTGTATAGAGACTAATCTTGTGtttaattgggaaaaatgtcattttatggttgagCACGGGATAGTCCTGGGTCATATTGTATCGTCTAAGGGCATAGAAGTTGACAGGGCTAAAATAGACATTATTTTTGCATTACCTTACCCCGCGAGTGTGCGGGAGGTGCGCTTTTTTCTTGGACATGCAGGTTTTTATCGAAGATTCATcaaggatttttcaaaaattggagcCCCATTGTTCCAACTCCTACAAAAGGATGTGACCTTCGAATTCAATGACAAATGTGAGAAGGCCTTCGACAAGTTGAAAGAATTGTTGACTTCACCCCCAATCATCCAGCCCCCTGACTGGAGTCTACCATTTGAGATTATGTGCGATGCCAGTGATCAGGCCTTAGGGGCTGTATTGGGGCAAAGAATAGGGAAGGCAGCTCACGTCATCTATTATGCATCCCGAGCATTGAATGGAGCCCAGTTGAATTACTCCACCACTGAGAAGGAGTTTCTTGCAgttatttttgctttagaaaaattcagGTCATATTTGCTAGGTGCTAAAGTAATTATATTTTCTGACCATGCAGCATTAAGGTACCTAATGACCAAGAAAGATGCAAAGCCGAGACTCATAAGGTGGATATTGCTACTACAGGAATTTGACCTGGAGATAAGGGACAAAAAAGGCTCAGAAAATCTAGTAGCAGACCATTTAAGTCGCATACCAATTGGGGAGGATAATGAGCCATTGAAGGATGCATTCCCTGAAgagcatttattttccttaaattCTCAATTGCCTTGGTATGCTGATTTGGTCAATTATCTAGTAACGGGTGATTTTCCTGCAGGTTGGCCAAAATCGAAGAAGGATAAATTGAAAAGTGACGCCAAGTATTTCATCTGGGACGACCCGTACCTATGGAAGAGATGTGCTGACCAAATAATGAGGAGATGTGTAAGTGAAGTggaatttcaatcaattttagCTTTTTGTCATGCTTTTGCCTGTGGAGGTCATTTTAGACCCAAGAGAACTGCTCATAAGGTTTTGGAAAGTGGATTTTATTGGCCTTCATT
Encoded proteins:
- the LOC113717071 gene encoding uncharacterized protein, with translation MQDIRNQISQLATKVNRLESQNQGKLPSQPELNPKNVSAMTLRSGKEIQRPEPVIPKDNDEEKIENELEREDSNGADQKVLPDPIITVKTNPPPFPNRLEKSKKQDKEKEILEVFRKVEINIPLLDAIKQVPKYAKFLRDLCVNRRRLRGDEWVIVGENVSAVLQRKLPPKCGDPGMFTIPCKIGNTVIRKAMLDLGASINVMPKSIYASLKLGPLKETGIIIQLADRTNAYPDGLVENVLVKVNDLVFPVDFYVLDMDDDHSHDPLPLLLGRPFMSTAQTKIDVNKGTLYMEFDGKIEVFETDGKDELEVALTKHLELETTPQVEWSEHLKCTIGALHSLQTTTKRYEILPIFTPEPHQRVLSSVVQAPALELKPPPEHLKYAYLGDNETLLVIISSTLSKIQEEKLIRVLREHKEAICWTIADIKGISPAICMHRIRLEDNAKPVRQAQRRLNPLMMEVVKKEILKLLDVGIIFAISDSPWVSPIQVVPKKAGVTVEANQTGELVPVRKPTGWRQCIDYRRLNAVTKKDHFPLPFIDQMVERLAGFYRRFIKDFSKIGAPLFQLLQKDVTFEFNDKCEKAFDKLKELLTSPPIIQPPDWSLPFEIMCDASDQALGAVLGQRIGKAAHVIYYASRALNGAQLNYSTTEKEFLAVIFALEKFRSYLLGAKVIIFSDHAALRYLMTKKDAKPRLIRWILLLQEFDLEIRDKKGSENLVADHLSRIPIGEDNEPLKDAFPEEHLFSLNSQLPWYADLVNYLVTGDFPAGWPKSKKDKLKSDAKYFIWDDPYLWKRCADQIMRRCVSEVEFQSILAFCHAFACGGHFRPKRTAHKVLESGFYWPSLFKDVYVFCKSCDRCQKAKATRTNDSKVVADFIRSNIFVRFGIPRAIVSDRGTHFCNKTIAALFRKYGVLHRVSTSYHPQTNGQAEVSNREIKSILEKMVRPDRKDWS